A stretch of the Amia ocellicauda isolate fAmiCal2 chromosome 10, fAmiCal2.hap1, whole genome shotgun sequence genome encodes the following:
- the smim13 gene encoding small integral membrane protein 13 codes for MWQSVGLTVLVIIATLVCVLLFMLFGWYVVWQLFLSKFKFLRELVGDTGSQQGDNELSESEAEGDSPPTPRHRPKTARQRKAPVEEAT; via the exons ATGTGGCAAAGCGTCGGTCTGACAGTGTTGGTCATTATAGCCACCCTGGTGTGCGTGTTGCTATTCATGCTGTTCG GGTGGTATGTGGTGTGGCAGCTATTCTTGTCCAAGTTTAAGTTTCTCCGAGAGCTGGTGGGAGACACTGGATCCCAACAGGGAGACAACGAGCTGTCCGAATCTGAGGCAGAGGGCGATTCGCCCCCAACCCCACGTCACAGACCCAAGACTGCAAGGCAGAGGAAAGCCCCAGTAGAGGAAGCCACATAG